Genomic segment of Mycolicibacterium psychrotolerans:
AGCTTCTTGACGCCGAGCGCCGCGGCGACGACGGACGCTGTGGTACAGGCGATTCCGTTGGTGGTGAACACGCGGTTGTACGGTGCGTCCGGCCCCGTCAGGTTTTCGACCAGATCGCTGCGCACACTGGCGGCGATCTGTTCGCCGGTGACCTCGACGCCCTTGTAGCTGTAGACGTCGTCGCGGTGACCGTTCTCCCAGTGCAGCAACTCGTAGGTGAGCTCGTCGTGGTTCTGCAGAGCGTGCACGAGCGAGGCCGGATCGACGCCCAATTCGAGGGTGGTGCGCAGCGTGAGCCGCAGGAACTCGGTATCCCCGGTGGCCAGCGCGTGATGGTAGGCAGGCCGGTTCACGAAGTCGTAGGACAGATCTGCACCGGCTTCGCCGATCTGGCGGATGTCGTCGATGGTGAGGTTCAGTTCCTGGAAGGTGAAGCCGCCGACCTTGCGCACCATGCTCGCGATCAGGTGGTTGGCCGCCTCGGAGAGCGGATGCCCCTCGGACCACGCCGAATTACCCTCCGACGCAGCCTTTTCCACGCCCAGGAAGCCGTTGGCGTCCAGCCGCAGGGCGCCGGTGCCCAGGTCGGCCAGCGAGTGCAGGGCATCACCGATGACCAGCCGCATGCCGGCGAACGAGGGATCGAGCCAGTTGATCGAGGGTTGCCCGTCCTTGAAGTAGTGCAGGTACACCCAGCGCCGCTCGACGCCGTCGACGCCGGTGACCGGGCGGGTGACGCTCCAGTTGGTCTCCTTGACGCCCTCGGCGTAGAAGATCACGCGCTGGAGCCGCCCGATGATGTATCCGGCCTTGTCGAGCCATTCCTCTGTCGCGGCGTCGATGTTGATCGAATCCGTACCCGGGGGCACGGCGGGCAGTTCGTGCCAGTCGCGCGGGTCGATCTCGACCATGTGGTAGATGCCCGGATAGTCGGCGTACTTCATCTCGGCCAGCCGGAAGTCGGCGCCCTTGCCGGTGTGGCCGGGCACGATGTCGTCGATGATGGTGCCGCCGTACCAGGCCGCCGTCGCACACATCTGCCGGAACTCGTCCTCGGTGCCGAACGCCGGATCGATCTGGGTGCCGATCCGGTCGAAGTGTCCGTCGACGCTGGGCGTGTACTGCCAGCCGGAGATCCCGCCGGCCCGCTTGACCGGGCCGGTGTGCACCGCCTCGATGCCGATCTCGGAGAACGCCTTCCACATGTCCTCGCTGGCCATCGCCTTGAGGAAGGACTCGTCGGGACGGGTGATCAGCGACAGCGGGTAGGCGGTGAACCACACCGAGGCGGTGTCGACCGCCCCTCGCGGGTTCGGCGTGGCGTACGGGTTCTGCCACATCGAGCCCTGCCCCGAGAACTGCGCGCTGATCTCGTTGGCGTCGGCCAGCATCGACTGGGCCCGCAACCACTCGACATACGCGGGATTGGTGCCGTTCGCCGGGCCGTCCTGGGCGACCGATCGCCGCACGAACGGCGTCTTGACCCGGGGACGGAACCTCAGCGTGCGGGGCCGCGCCGGATGAAGGTGCTCGGCGTAGGTGGGCTCGACCGACTCGTGTCCCTCGTCGTCGGTGACCTCCAACTCCGACATGCATCTCCTCCTCATCGGCGACTTTCCCTGCCCCGTATTGCCACCGCGCCGTGGCCGGAAACCGACGGACGGATACCGTCGCATGATCGCCGGTGTCGACGATACTGCGACTGTCGATCGACTCGCCCCCGAAGGGAAGGAGCCCGCCGTGCCGATGAGCCGAGGTGTCCGCTCCCGCCGGGTTCGGCAGGCCGTGTCTGCGCTGGTGGTGGCCTGCGTGCTGGTAGCGACCGGCTGCTCGGAGGCGAACAGGCCGGCGGCTCCGACCAGCACCGCCTCGCCGAGCGCGGCGGCGCCCCCGACCGCGGAGGGGCTCGCGCCCCGGCCACTGGCGACCGATCCGGCACGCCTGGCCGACGACCTCGCGACCGACGAGCGGACACTGCGGGACCCCGCGACCCCCGACGCGGTCCTGAGCGCTGCCGCCCATCGTCAGCAGGCGGCCTACCGCCTGCTCGGCCGGCACCCCGAGTGGGACGCGATCGCCCGCCCGCGGATCCCGCCCGACCTGCTCGCCGTGTACGACCACAACATCGACGCCCGACGCCAGCTCGCCGCGATGGCCCGGCCGAGGGCGACGCTGCCGGCGTGGCGCATCGTCGCGCCGCGACCCGCCGACGAGCTGATGGGCTACTACCGGGAGGCCGAAGCGGCGTTCGGGGTGAGCTGGAACGTGCTGGCCGCCATCAATTTCGTCGAGACTGCTTTCGGCAGGGTCGCCGGGGTCAGCACTGCCGGCGCCCAGGGCCCGATGCAGTTCATGCCGTCGACGTTCGCGGCCTACGGCGCAGGCGGCGACATCCTCGCCCCGCGCGACGCCATCATGGCCGCCGGGCGCTATCTCTCCGCCAACGGCTTCGCCCGGGACCGGGACCACGCGCTCTACCGGTACAACAACTCACTGCAGTACGTGCGCGCGATCAACGACTACGCCGCGGTGCTCGCCGCCGATCCGGCGGGGTTGCGCGGCTATCACCGCTGGGGCGTGTATGTGAACACGACCGCGGGCGACGTGCTGCTCCCCGACGACTATGCCGCGACGGCTCCGATCCCGGTCGAGGACTACCTCGCGCGTGTGACGAAAGCCTCCTCGGCGGTTCGGCTTTCGCCGACGAGCGCAGCCATTCTGGACTCCGCGCTTACGGTCGCGC
This window contains:
- the treS gene encoding maltose alpha-D-glucosyltransferase encodes the protein MSELEVTDDEGHESVEPTYAEHLHPARPRTLRFRPRVKTPFVRRSVAQDGPANGTNPAYVEWLRAQSMLADANEISAQFSGQGSMWQNPYATPNPRGAVDTASVWFTAYPLSLITRPDESFLKAMASEDMWKAFSEIGIEAVHTGPVKRAGGISGWQYTPSVDGHFDRIGTQIDPAFGTEDEFRQMCATAAWYGGTIIDDIVPGHTGKGADFRLAEMKYADYPGIYHMVEIDPRDWHELPAVPPGTDSINIDAATEEWLDKAGYIIGRLQRVIFYAEGVKETNWSVTRPVTGVDGVERRWVYLHYFKDGQPSINWLDPSFAGMRLVIGDALHSLADLGTGALRLDANGFLGVEKAASEGNSAWSEGHPLSEAANHLIASMVRKVGGFTFQELNLTIDDIRQIGEAGADLSYDFVNRPAYHHALATGDTEFLRLTLRTTLELGVDPASLVHALQNHDELTYELLHWENGHRDDVYSYKGVEVTGEQIAASVRSDLVENLTGPDAPYNRVFTTNGIACTTASVVAAALGVKKLADIDDVDPIRRAHLLLAMFNALQPGVFALSGWDLCGMLTLPISEVAELVAEGDTRWINRGAHDLMGINPNAKQSTAGMPVGRNLYGSIPEQLADETSFIRQLQAILKVRSHYGVATSRQLDIPEVSHRGMLVLVHELDGHGRFQLTVLNFAQEHIAGSVRSEHLPPGAVVSDMFSGNEIATVDDLHSFAVDMVSLHGMSLLVEAPPPAE